One stretch of Cellulomonas wangsupingiae DNA includes these proteins:
- a CDS encoding TetR/AcrR family transcriptional regulator yields MPDDRDPLGAASRALADAAAQLSRALGAQARNAVPEVSEAIAHGLREAARGIADASESLAGSSDDTEQRRRRKVDRTRADLLDAAARVFAARGFEGASVDDVAAEAGYTKGAVYSHFGSKRELFLAVARDRLADAQEPSGPVLPGVGADGVDVAALTDALTRSADDPRLLLAVEFLAYALRHPGESAELAAVYARAFEALVEHVAGLRRARDARDGRASDPGTTQDDRDAALGVVAVVNFAPLGARLLGDEHITTASGARLIARLLA; encoded by the coding sequence ATGCCCGACGACCGCGATCCCCTCGGCGCGGCGAGCCGCGCGCTCGCCGACGCCGCCGCGCAGCTCAGCCGTGCGCTCGGCGCGCAGGCCCGCAACGCCGTCCCCGAGGTCAGCGAGGCCATCGCGCACGGCCTGCGCGAGGCCGCACGCGGGATCGCCGACGCCTCCGAGTCGCTCGCCGGATCGTCCGACGACACCGAGCAGCGTCGCCGCCGCAAGGTGGACCGCACCCGTGCCGACCTGCTCGACGCGGCGGCGCGGGTCTTCGCCGCCCGCGGCTTCGAGGGCGCGTCCGTCGACGACGTCGCGGCCGAGGCCGGCTACACCAAGGGCGCCGTGTACTCGCACTTCGGCTCGAAGCGGGAGCTGTTCCTCGCGGTGGCGCGCGACCGGCTCGCCGATGCACAGGAGCCGTCGGGCCCGGTGCTGCCGGGGGTGGGCGCCGACGGGGTCGACGTCGCTGCCCTGACGGACGCGCTCACCCGCAGCGCCGACGACCCCCGGCTGCTGCTCGCCGTCGAGTTCCTCGCCTACGCGCTGCGCCACCCGGGGGAGTCCGCCGAGCTGGCGGCGGTCTACGCCCGCGCGTTCGAGGCACTCGTCGAGCACGTCGCCGGCCTGCGTCGCGCCCGCGACGCACGTGACGGTCGCGCGTCGGACCCCGGCACCACGCAGGACGACCGCGACGCGGCTCTCGGCGTCGTCGCCGTCGTCAACTTCGCCCCGCTCGGCGCCCGGCTGCTCGGCGACGAGCACATCACCACGGCGTCCGGGGCGCGCCTGATCGCCAGGCTCCTCGCCTGA
- a CDS encoding nitroreductase/quinone reductase family protein codes for MGRFAQWQATRLRRHYAGGRGDAFARLAARFYAALHGTWLTPRRWVTLEVPGRRTGNLTRFPLGMADVDGHWYLVSMLGECAWVWNVRAADGHAVLRHGRARPVRLVEVPVEERAPMIRRLVQVAPGARPHVRVDRAEPVAAFEAVAADHPVFRVLPATP; via the coding sequence ATGGGTCGGTTCGCACAGTGGCAGGCGACGCGCCTGCGGCGGCACTACGCGGGTGGACGCGGGGACGCGTTCGCGCGCCTCGCCGCCCGCTTCTACGCCGCGCTGCACGGGACGTGGCTGACGCCCCGGCGCTGGGTGACCCTCGAGGTCCCCGGCCGACGCACCGGCAACCTCACGCGGTTCCCGCTCGGCATGGCCGACGTCGACGGGCACTGGTACCTGGTGTCGATGCTGGGGGAGTGCGCGTGGGTCTGGAACGTGCGGGCCGCCGACGGGCACGCCGTGCTGCGGCACGGCCGGGCGCGGCCGGTGCGGCTCGTCGAGGTACCCGTCGAGGAGCGGGCGCCCATGATCCGTCGGCTGGTGCAGGTGGCGCCCGGGGCGCGGCCGCACGTGCGCGTCGACCGGGCTGAGCCCGTCGCCGCGTTCGAGGCCGTCGCCGCCGACCACCCCGTCTTCCGGGTCCTGCCCGCGACACCGTAG
- a CDS encoding DUF2510 domain-containing protein, producing the protein MSSRPIGPLRPLRRAPTDRRPDTVCVRPPRTATRRRQRVPRHAPRPSRRWVNVPISRDVTTPEGPPPGWYDDGVTPDVQRWFDGTDWTEHTRPLPESVLRQARARSATPEATRRAGGGAAHAATGSWAGASGTVWLPAEPSDEMVPEPEPDAMTPGWWGPGGASPSLGRSRFGTL; encoded by the coding sequence ATGTCGTCGAGACCCATCGGTCCCCTCCGTCCGCTCCGCCGGGCGCCGACGGACCGGCGCCCGGACACAGTGTGCGTCCGCCCGCCGCGGACGGCGACCCGCCGCCGGCAGCGTGTGCCACGTCATGCGCCGCGACCCTCACGCAGATGGGTGAACGTGCCGATCAGCAGGGACGTGACGACACCAGAGGGACCCCCGCCGGGGTGGTACGACGACGGGGTGACCCCGGACGTCCAGCGTTGGTTCGACGGGACGGACTGGACCGAGCACACCCGGCCGCTGCCGGAGTCCGTCCTGCGGCAGGCGCGGGCGAGGTCCGCGACGCCCGAGGCGACGCGCCGAGCGGGCGGCGGCGCTGCGCACGCGGCCACCGGGTCGTGGGCAGGGGCGTCGGGCACCGTGTGGCTGCCCGCCGAGCCGTCCGACGAGATGGTCCCCGAGCCGGAGCCGGACGCGATGACCCCCGGCTGGTGGGGGCCGGGCGGCGCGAGCCCGTCCCTGGGACGGTCCCGCTTCGGGACGCTCTAG
- a CDS encoding MFS transporter codes for MSGPDVPLAPPVRAGDPATRLDGLPVTRRHVRLLLGSGVGWTFDAMDVGLISFVIAQLAVVWGTDATALGWVASAGFVGMAVGAALGGLLADRIGRRQVFALTLLVYGVATGASALAGSVAVLMVLRFVVGLGLGAELPVASTLVSEFAPPRIRGRAVVVLESFWAVGWILAALVGYLVVPSGENGWRWALALGALPAVYAVVVRRGLPESVRFLQARGRHAEADRVVAELEASRAVGHGGLTGAQVRDGGRSDGAGAGGPVAATAVETGADAAVAPAVETAADAPAAGGRPRLAELWAPTLRRRTAALWLVWFAVNFSYYGAFIWLPSLLAADGHTLVRSFEYTLIITLGQLPGYAAAAVLVETWGRRRTLAAFLAGSALAAGLFAAASGDAQIVGAGLLLSFFNLGAWGALYAVTPELYPTRVRTTGAGWAAGIGRTASVLAPLAVPQLREAGGTGLLFTVFAAVFVVAALGALALPERTGETLT; via the coding sequence TTGTCCGGACCCGACGTCCCCCTCGCTCCGCCCGTGCGTGCCGGTGACCCGGCCACGCGCCTCGACGGCCTGCCGGTCACCCGCCGCCACGTCCGGCTGCTCCTGGGGTCCGGCGTCGGCTGGACGTTCGACGCGATGGACGTCGGGCTCATCTCGTTCGTCATCGCGCAGCTCGCCGTCGTGTGGGGCACCGACGCGACGGCCCTGGGGTGGGTGGCGTCCGCGGGGTTCGTCGGCATGGCCGTGGGGGCGGCGCTCGGCGGGTTGCTGGCGGACCGCATCGGCCGGCGCCAGGTCTTCGCGCTGACGCTGCTCGTGTACGGCGTCGCGACCGGTGCGTCGGCGCTCGCGGGCAGCGTCGCGGTGCTCATGGTGCTGCGGTTCGTCGTGGGGCTGGGGCTCGGGGCCGAGCTGCCGGTCGCGTCCACGCTGGTCAGCGAGTTCGCGCCGCCGCGGATCCGCGGCCGCGCGGTCGTGGTCCTCGAGTCGTTCTGGGCCGTCGGCTGGATCCTCGCCGCGCTCGTGGGGTACCTCGTCGTGCCGTCCGGGGAGAACGGGTGGCGGTGGGCGCTCGCGCTCGGTGCGCTGCCCGCCGTGTACGCCGTCGTGGTGCGCCGTGGGCTGCCGGAGTCGGTGCGCTTCCTGCAGGCGCGCGGCCGGCACGCCGAGGCCGACCGTGTCGTGGCCGAGCTCGAGGCGTCACGGGCCGTCGGCCACGGCGGACTGACCGGCGCGCAGGTGCGTGACGGCGGCCGGAGCGACGGGGCGGGGGCGGGCGGCCCGGTGGCCGCAACCGCCGTCGAGACCGGCGCCGACGCCGCGGTCGCGCCCGCCGTCGAGACCGCGGCCGACGCCCCGGCCGCGGGTGGCCGCCCGCGACTGGCCGAGCTGTGGGCGCCGACGCTGCGCCGACGCACGGCTGCCCTGTGGCTCGTGTGGTTCGCCGTGAACTTCTCGTACTACGGCGCGTTCATCTGGCTGCCGTCGCTGCTGGCGGCCGACGGGCACACGCTCGTCCGGTCGTTCGAGTACACGCTGATCATCACGCTCGGCCAGCTGCCGGGGTACGCCGCGGCGGCCGTGCTCGTCGAGACGTGGGGCCGGCGACGCACCCTGGCCGCGTTCCTCGCCGGGTCGGCGCTCGCGGCGGGCCTGTTCGCGGCCGCGTCGGGCGACGCGCAGATCGTCGGTGCCGGGCTGCTGCTGTCGTTCTTCAACCTCGGGGCGTGGGGCGCGCTGTACGCCGTGACGCCCGAGCTGTACCCGACGCGCGTGCGGACCACGGGCGCGGGGTGGGCCGCCGGCATCGGGCGCACGGCGTCCGTGCTCGCGCCGCTCGCCGTGCCGCAGCTGCGCGAGGCGGGCGGCACGGGGCTGCTGTTCACGGTGTTCGCCGCGGTCTTCGTCGTGGCGGCCCTGGGTGCCCTGGCGCTCCCGGAGCGCACGGGCGAGACGCTCACCTGA
- a CDS encoding antitoxin — MGLDDMVKKAKGALAGREEQAKDALDKAADAVKTRTDPATDAKVDRIVDAAKDQLDKQKRR, encoded by the coding sequence ATGGGTCTCGACGACATGGTGAAGAAGGCCAAGGGCGCGCTGGCCGGGCGCGAGGAGCAGGCGAAGGACGCGCTGGACAAGGCGGCCGACGCGGTCAAGACGCGCACGGACCCGGCGACGGACGCGAAGGTCGACCGCATCGTCGACGCCGCGAAGGACCAGCTCGACAAGCAGAAGCGCCGCTGA